The following proteins are co-located in the Candidatus Tiamatella incendiivivens genome:
- a CDS encoding acetate--CoA ligase family protein, which produces MNPMEIIDKALSQGRSKLLENEAYDLLAKYSIPVPEHCLARNMEGLQACSSKVTFPHALKIVSPDIVHKSDVGGVIIGLRNINEDINAYRKIVENISRKAPGTRIEGVLVQQMVPEGLEVIVGGIRDRFFDIVVMFGLGGIFVEVLHDVSFRVSPLTYRDALEMLDDIKANKVLYGFRGMPPRDREALAKIIYGIYQLMEKHRNIKEIDLNPVMSYEHGAYIADARVIVGQ; this is translated from the coding sequence TTGAATCCTATGGAAATAATAGATAAAGCCCTGTCGCAGGGTCGTAGTAAACTATTAGAAAATGAGGCGTATGACCTCCTCGCAAAGTATAGCATACCTGTTCCAGAGCATTGTCTAGCTAGGAACATGGAGGGACTCCAAGCTTGCTCAAGTAAAGTTACATTTCCACACGCATTGAAAATAGTTAGTCCCGACATTGTACATAAAAGCGATGTCGGCGGTGTCATAATAGGACTGAGGAACATCAATGAAGACATTAATGCATACAGGAAAATAGTGGAAAACATTAGCAGGAAAGCTCCAGGAACTAGAATCGAAGGTGTTCTCGTCCAGCAAATGGTCCCTGAGGGACTTGAAGTTATTGTAGGTGGTATTAGAGACAGGTTCTTTGACATAGTTGTCATGTTCGGCCTTGGAGGAATATTTGTCGAGGTATTACATGACGTCTCTTTCAGAGTTTCTCCTCTAACCTATAGAGATGCCCTTGAAATGCTTGACGATATTAAGGCTAATAAAGTGCTATATGGATTTAGGGGCATGCCTCCGAGAGACAGAGAGGCATTAGCTAAAATAATATATGGGATTTACCAGCTAATGGAGAAGCACAGAAATATAAAGGAGATTGACCTTAACCCGGTCATGAGTTATGAACATGGAGCGTATATCGCAGATGCGCGTGTGATAGTTGGCCAGTAA
- a CDS encoding DUF373 family protein, producing the protein MTDSGPILVLVIDVDDDLGNAGIQTPIIGEEAVLEAVQHFALQYPEDSDVNAIYEGIKLYRELEKTGSNVYIGVLAGDPVNSVKAHMRILSELDNVLEKLGLEKRKIRAIIVTDGAEDETVIPVISNTVDIISVKRIVVTQHVGIETTYVILGRLIKKAIFEPRFSKYFVGVPGLIILVGAILTIMNWFTYAVEAGAVILALAMIVRGFSLEPYLEKLATDLKAFFIPGGEHYHLIVVANATLTLNAILSLFLIYYNWSVSEDIVHRIGYILWYPLIIFGFGVLAFQIGRLMVYMELNKKKMYDETLKILVTITLILAGYVLGDGLRSLPANPSSDLLSTVILESGFLQILFGGLGIIAMLYVYLRVTGKYEAISQSSSEHPETSE; encoded by the coding sequence ATGACTGATTCGGGGCCTATTCTAGTATTGGTAATAGATGTCGACGATGATTTAGGCAATGCTGGCATCCAAACTCCTATAATAGGAGAGGAGGCTGTATTAGAAGCTGTTCAGCATTTCGCTTTACAATACCCTGAAGATAGTGATGTTAATGCGATTTACGAAGGCATCAAATTGTATAGAGAACTCGAGAAAACTGGTAGTAATGTCTATATAGGTGTTTTAGCAGGCGATCCTGTTAATAGTGTTAAAGCTCATATGAGAATACTCTCGGAGCTAGATAATGTTCTAGAGAAGCTTGGACTAGAGAAAAGAAAGATAAGGGCAATTATCGTTACGGACGGAGCTGAAGATGAAACAGTGATACCTGTAATATCCAATACTGTGGATATTATCAGTGTGAAAAGAATAGTAGTCACGCAACACGTGGGTATTGAAACAACTTATGTCATACTTGGTAGGCTTATTAAAAAGGCAATATTTGAACCTAGGTTCTCCAAGTATTTCGTAGGAGTCCCCGGGCTTATAATCCTTGTGGGGGCTATATTGACAATAATGAATTGGTTCACATATGCGGTTGAGGCTGGAGCTGTTATACTTGCATTAGCAATGATAGTAAGAGGATTCAGCCTGGAACCGTATCTAGAGAAACTTGCGACTGACCTTAAAGCCTTCTTCATCCCTGGAGGGGAGCATTACCATCTCATAGTTGTTGCAAATGCTACTTTAACACTAAATGCCATCCTATCATTGTTCCTTATCTATTATAACTGGTCGGTATCAGAGGATATTGTACATAGAATTGGATATATTCTCTGGTATCCATTAATAATCTTCGGCTTCGGTGTACTAGCTTTCCAGATAGGTAGATTAATGGTTTACATGGAGTTAAACAAGAAGAAAATGTATGATGAAACCCTCAAAATACTGGTAACTATCACGCTGATACTTGCAGGATACGTTCTAGGAGACGGACTCAGGAGTCTCCCAGCTAACCCGAGCTCTGACTTATTATCCACGGTGATACTTGAGTCAGGTTTCCTGCAGATACTGTTTGGGGGTCTAGGAATAATTGCGATGCTATATGTATATTTAAGAGTAACAGGAAAATATGAAGCTATTTCCCAAAGTTCCTCTGAACACCCTGAAACCAGCGAATAG
- a CDS encoding undecaprenyl diphosphate synthase family protein has product MENSITGNLATSATKIQRKIKELVKGSVDTYLDPSKLPLHVGIIPDGNRRYSRLANLSYKIAYNLGYENLRNIMKELLRIGVKYLSVYAMSLDNCMKRGSEELETLYDLIVRGVEELSRDEDLISNGIRVVFFGDLSLLPGSIVDRILKLENSTKNRIGGILSIALCYSTVWEINMDKKGVERPISYRMLPPIDLVIRTGDRKRLSDFFPVNARYAELYFSEKPWPAFSIADLYQAIRWFQGVQRNFGK; this is encoded by the coding sequence TTGGAAAATAGTATTACAGGTAACCTTGCTACATCTGCCACGAAAATCCAGAGGAAAATAAAGGAACTAGTCAAAGGATCAGTGGACACATACCTAGACCCATCCAAACTACCGTTACATGTGGGTATCATCCCGGATGGGAATAGGAGATATTCCCGTCTCGCAAACCTCTCATATAAAATAGCGTATAACCTCGGTTATGAAAATTTGAGGAATATAATGAAGGAACTCTTAAGAATCGGGGTAAAATATCTATCAGTTTACGCGATGTCGCTAGACAACTGTATGAAAAGGGGTAGTGAAGAACTTGAAACTCTCTATGATCTCATTGTAAGAGGAGTGGAAGAGCTATCTAGAGATGAGGACCTAATTAGCAACGGGATAAGAGTCGTCTTCTTTGGAGATCTCTCATTACTACCTGGCAGTATAGTTGACAGGATACTCAAGCTTGAAAACTCTACAAAGAATAGGATTGGTGGAATACTAAGTATAGCTCTTTGCTATAGCACTGTTTGGGAAATTAATATGGATAAAAAAGGAGTGGAGAGACCTATAAGCTATAGAATGCTTCCACCGATCGATCTTGTTATTAGAACGGGAGATCGGAAAAGATTAAGCGACTTTTTCCCGGTAAACGCTAGGTATGCGGAGTTATATTTTTCCGAGAAACCATGGCCTGCGTTCAGTATAGCAGATCTCTACCAGGCTATTCGCTGGTTTCAGGGTGTTCAGAGGAACTTTGGGAAATAG
- a CDS encoding inosine/xanthosine triphosphatase, whose amino-acid sequence MGVTSKALIGTDNSMKVLAAKLAFGKIGITNVKGVSVETGIPPQPVGLVETLAGALTRAVKTRNICGDCFTSGVESGIIPYPAPTGYIIQQIAIVVDRQGRISLGLSQGFELYEHEAMGVSMGTELAKVGSKYRSSINIKENLGYIGCMTHGLVTRFDLTVNALLMALKPWIQGDTAVLPYYMDYIDRLKDVFGIDL is encoded by the coding sequence TTGGGGGTTACAAGTAAAGCGTTGATAGGTACGGATAACTCCATGAAAGTCCTCGCAGCCAAGTTAGCCTTCGGGAAAATTGGTATTACCAATGTAAAAGGTGTTAGTGTAGAAACGGGAATACCACCTCAACCTGTGGGTTTAGTTGAAACGCTTGCTGGAGCGTTAACTCGAGCGGTTAAAACCAGGAATATTTGTGGAGACTGTTTCACATCTGGAGTTGAATCCGGAATAATTCCATATCCTGCCCCCACTGGTTATATTATACAACAAATTGCCATTGTAGTAGATCGCCAAGGAAGGATTAGCCTAGGATTAAGCCAAGGTTTTGAGTTATATGAACACGAGGCTATGGGAGTTTCAATGGGAACCGAGCTGGCTAAAGTCGGGTCAAAGTATAGGAGCAGTATCAATATTAAAGAGAATCTAGGTTATATAGGTTGTATGACTCATGGTTTAGTGACTCGTTTTGATCTAACAGTGAATGCGTTGTTAATGGCGTTAAAGCCTTGGATACAGGGTGATACGGCTGTACTTCCATATTACATGGATTATATAGATAGGCTAAAGGATGTATTCGGAATAGACTTATAA
- a CDS encoding 30S ribosomal protein S8e yields the protein MAVYHERDRKKPSGGKRRYNYKAKKRALSGRYFVPTILASEEKEERKKLRVRGGGFKLRLNKAVYANVIDKKAGTAFRAKVLEVSETPANREYKRRNIITKGTVIETEKGLAVVVSRPGQEGVINAVLVS from the coding sequence ATGGCTGTATACCACGAGAGGGATAGGAAGAAGCCTAGTGGTGGAAAAAGGAGGTACAATTATAAAGCTAAGAAAAGGGCATTGTCTGGAAGGTACTTTGTGCCTACTATATTAGCATCCGAAGAGAAGGAAGAGAGGAAGAAGCTTAGGGTTAGAGGAGGAGGATTTAAACTAAGGTTAAATAAGGCAGTATATGCTAATGTTATCGATAAAAAAGCTGGTACGGCGTTTAGAGCTAAAGTACTTGAGGTCTCAGAGACGCCTGCTAATAGGGAATATAAGAGGAGAAACATTATCACTAAGGGCACTGTAATCGAGACTGAGAAGGGATTAGCCGTTGTGGTCAGTAGACCGGGTCAGGAAGGTGTTATAAACGCCGTACTCGTTTCTTAG
- a CDS encoding signal recognition particle protein Srp19 (binds to 7S RNA to mediate binding of the signal recognition particle protein Srp54) yields MTKREYAGIKMVVWPENIDSTRTRRLGRKLSVSDSIKKPSVEEVYDASVELGLDPELVEVKYSRNWMYSRGCVLVAKKGSKIELLRMIVKRIEEKRGH; encoded by the coding sequence TTGACTAAAAGAGAATATGCTGGTATCAAAATGGTTGTTTGGCCTGAGAACATAGATTCAACTAGAACTAGAAGGTTGGGAAGGAAATTATCTGTAAGTGATTCTATTAAAAAGCCGTCGGTTGAAGAGGTTTATGATGCCTCAGTTGAGCTGGGTTTGGATCCTGAGTTGGTTGAAGTTAAGTATTCGAGGAACTGGATGTATAGTAGAGGATGTGTTCTTGTTGCGAAGAAGGGGTCGAAAATTGAGTTGCTGAGAATGATTGTCAAAAGAATCGAGGAAAAGAGGGGGCATTGA
- a CDS encoding winged helix DNA-binding protein, with the protein MSKRAVTVEEEALRIIKESGKKGILQAELRKILNIDSREGSRLILRLLRKGVIRRKEEMYNGRKTFRIFYVEIVQPEGRLKIKPGIALHIPCFTCPFLDTCGEGSIYDPTRCPYLTAFIDQLKEELKSKGRI; encoded by the coding sequence GTGAGTAAAAGGGCTGTTACAGTAGAAGAAGAGGCGTTGCGGATCATAAAGGAATCAGGCAAGAAAGGGATTCTGCAAGCAGAGTTAAGGAAGATCCTTAATATAGATAGTAGGGAGGGAAGTAGGCTTATTCTAAGACTTCTGCGTAAAGGTGTTATTCGAAGAAAGGAAGAAATGTATAATGGGAGAAAGACTTTTCGTATCTTCTATGTTGAAATAGTGCAACCTGAGGGAAGGCTTAAAATAAAGCCTGGTATTGCACTTCATATACCATGTTTCACTTGTCCCTTCCTAGATACATGTGGTGAGGGGAGTATATATGATCCTACCAGATGCCCTTACTTAACAGCTTTCATAGACCAGTTGAAGGAAGAGTTGAAAAGTAAGGGAAGAATATAA
- a CDS encoding tRNA (guanine(26)-N(2))-dimethyltransferase, with translation MLENLIEVQEGKARLLIPNPARYKRWDGRFEPSWAPVFYNPLMIFNRDISVLALSAYYTLYCPKRSIKAVDLLSATGVRAIRYSLESRGIEKIYANDKNPRAYSLVNKNIKLNNLEDLVAPLNYEANYALLHIKTILNEPILYVDIDPYGSPLPFTDNSIRLVGHRGMIGFTATDIAPVVGARIKAAIRRYYSLSGKTPFSRELGIRVILGAIARIGGSLEKGVKPLLSFYRDYYVRGFILLERGPEKANRSVSQIGYLRYSPYTGYTCYTNGPVPRECEIDPYTGKRMLTYGPLWTGQLGEKEFMENLAREVDSLKSHLKGKILEFIGKLIEEYDTSINPPYRLDHCARLMRGKIPKSRKVVESLKSIGYNAVVSYLDPQSIRTNAPVREIFRICRDLV, from the coding sequence TTGCTCGAGAATCTTATAGAAGTACAAGAAGGAAAAGCACGACTCTTAATACCTAATCCAGCAAGGTATAAGCGGTGGGATGGTAGGTTCGAACCCAGCTGGGCTCCCGTATTTTATAATCCCCTGATGATTTTCAATAGAGATATAAGTGTGTTAGCGTTATCAGCATATTATACCTTATATTGTCCTAAACGAAGCATTAAAGCTGTTGACCTATTATCAGCCACGGGTGTCCGTGCTATAAGGTATTCATTAGAATCCAGAGGGATTGAAAAAATTTATGCAAACGATAAAAATCCTAGGGCATATAGCCTGGTAAACAAGAACATAAAGTTAAACAACCTTGAAGACTTGGTTGCACCGCTAAACTATGAGGCGAACTACGCATTACTGCACATTAAAACGATACTAAATGAACCAATACTTTATGTTGACATAGACCCCTACGGTAGCCCTCTACCCTTTACAGATAACTCTATTCGACTCGTGGGGCACAGGGGCATGATTGGTTTCACTGCTACAGATATAGCTCCAGTGGTGGGTGCTAGGATAAAAGCCGCAATTAGGAGATACTACAGTTTATCTGGTAAGACTCCTTTCTCCAGGGAACTAGGAATAAGGGTAATTTTAGGTGCAATAGCTAGAATAGGGGGTTCCCTGGAGAAAGGAGTCAAACCTCTGCTATCTTTTTATAGAGACTACTATGTCCGTGGATTTATCCTGCTAGAGAGGGGCCCTGAAAAAGCTAATAGATCGGTAAGCCAAATAGGATACCTCCGCTACTCCCCATATACAGGTTATACTTGTTATACTAATGGACCGGTACCCAGGGAATGTGAAATAGACCCCTATACGGGGAAGAGAATGTTAACTTATGGCCCCTTATGGACTGGACAGCTAGGGGAGAAGGAATTCATGGAGAACCTGGCTAGAGAAGTGGATTCACTGAAATCCCACTTGAAAGGCAAAATCCTCGAGTTTATAGGTAAGCTAATAGAGGAGTACGATACTTCTATCAATCCCCCATACAGACTCGATCATTGCGCTAGGCTTATGAGAGGCAAAATCCCTAAATCAAGAAAAGTAGTTGAATCATTGAAGAGCATAGGATATAATGCTGTAGTTAGTTACCTAGACCCACAAAGTATTCGGACTAATGCACCAGTAAGAGAGATTTTTAGAATATGCCGTGACCTTGTTTGA
- a CDS encoding nucleoside-triphosphatase — protein MIARIGLTGPPGSGKTTIVKKAVSLLTSRGCEVTGFYTPEVRVGGQRLGFQIEDIETGRKVWLAKRNIGSRFRVGSYGVLMEAGAFMHEILARSLDSDFIVIDEIGPMELVFSSVEMEMKRILAIAERFLVVYHRRLRNSHPEIFNLIKSKGKTFWIDKDNRDNTWKTVETELISVCK, from the coding sequence TTGATAGCAAGAATAGGTTTAACGGGCCCTCCAGGCTCAGGTAAGACTACTATCGTTAAGAAAGCCGTTTCGCTCCTTACTTCTCGGGGATGCGAAGTCACCGGGTTCTATACTCCAGAAGTCAGGGTAGGAGGACAACGCCTCGGTTTCCAAATAGAGGACATAGAAACTGGGCGAAAAGTCTGGCTAGCTAAAAGAAACATAGGAAGCAGGTTCCGAGTGGGGTCTTATGGAGTACTAATGGAAGCAGGTGCTTTCATGCATGAAATCCTAGCCAGATCGCTTGACTCAGATTTCATTGTGATTGACGAGATCGGGCCTATGGAACTTGTATTTTCAAGCGTTGAAATGGAGATGAAAAGGATTCTTGCGATTGCCGAAAGATTTCTAGTAGTCTATCACCGGAGGTTAAGAAATAGCCACCCGGAGATCTTTAACTTGATAAAAAGTAAAGGGAAAACTTTTTGGATTGATAAAGATAATCGGGATAATACATGGAAAACTGTAGAAACTGAGCTTATATCAGTATGCAAGTAA
- a CDS encoding helix-turn-helix domain-containing protein, with translation MISRRGLKELFYRTIGMLYKYAEEVTVLDYPPSHTRRSIDLIAKINGKPVLVKVTDDIANLPRTEINELLGASRTIGTSPLIIADSWSGEKLVDFIAYAIYDSYAITPDTLEGLLSGRGKIYVKTAKDGLHVSISGEKLKEARLESGLSLGNVAEHVGVSRKTIYEYERETLEPNIERGKRLLELFGNNILDPINLFQSTRTKSSKETQAHNPCEETVINEIKALGGDAFHLKRSSIDIAARLDERILFVVEHKKTGLEKLYAKLENTGKASKVVESKAFYIYDSTSISKADVEATGLEPIRAKDVPDYIRKEIARKERKD, from the coding sequence TTGATTAGTAGAAGGGGTTTGAAGGAGTTATTCTACCGGACGATAGGAATGCTATATAAGTACGCTGAAGAAGTCACTGTCCTCGATTACCCTCCAAGTCATACTAGGAGAAGCATTGACTTGATAGCTAAAATTAACGGTAAACCTGTACTTGTTAAAGTAACAGATGATATAGCAAATCTTCCTAGGACAGAAATTAACGAGCTCTTAGGTGCATCAAGAACCATCGGTACTTCACCTTTGATAATAGCGGATAGTTGGTCTGGTGAGAAATTAGTTGACTTTATTGCCTATGCTATATATGATTCCTATGCAATAACACCAGACACTCTGGAAGGGCTCTTATCGGGTAGGGGGAAGATTTATGTTAAGACTGCTAAAGATGGATTGCATGTCAGTATATCAGGTGAGAAACTCAAAGAGGCAAGATTGGAATCTGGCCTCAGCCTTGGAAACGTAGCTGAGCATGTAGGTGTTTCCCGTAAAACTATATATGAATATGAGAGGGAAACTCTAGAACCCAACATTGAGAGAGGTAAGAGGCTACTTGAATTATTCGGGAACAACATTCTTGATCCCATAAACCTGTTCCAGTCAACTAGGACTAAATCATCTAAGGAAACCCAAGCACACAACCCATGTGAGGAAACGGTGATAAACGAAATAAAGGCTCTTGGAGGGGATGCATTCCATCTTAAGAGGTCCAGCATAGATATAGCAGCACGCTTGGACGAAAGGATACTCTTTGTAGTAGAGCATAAAAAGACAGGTCTTGAAAAATTATATGCGAAACTTGAGAACACAGGTAAAGCAAGTAAAGTAGTTGAAAGTAAAGCATTCTACATTTATGACTCTACTTCCATATCTAAGGCAGATGTTGAGGCTACTGGCTTAGAACCTATAAGAGCAAAAGATGTTCCAGACTATATTAGGAAAGAAATAGCTAGGAAGGAAAGAAAGGATTGA
- a CDS encoding DUF61 family protein: MKFKEEGSLPPGGSNFIIRKYQRDIVSLFNTTPRKRKSLKHILEEQDYTIELKDGTIHKLDKNEVIYAAENIPWYLHPRTLIPIVIEYAAVGDKRVFRVMGDKWDRRIVEVLLKGEFGVEGERILEYNEVAKLISLYKSLFTIILSL, from the coding sequence GTGAAGTTCAAAGAAGAGGGGAGCCTCCCTCCTGGAGGCTCTAATTTTATAATACGCAAATACCAGAGGGATATTGTTTCCTTATTTAATACCACCCCCAGGAAACGGAAAAGTCTGAAGCATATCCTAGAGGAGCAGGACTATACGATAGAACTTAAAGACGGAACTATACATAAGCTCGATAAGAATGAAGTCATATATGCTGCTGAAAATATTCCTTGGTACCTGCATCCTAGGACACTAATACCAATAGTTATCGAATATGCTGCAGTAGGCGATAAACGTGTTTTCAGGGTCATGGGAGATAAGTGGGACAGGAGAATAGTGGAAGTACTACTTAAGGGGGAGTTTGGAGTAGAAGGGGAGAGAATTCTTGAGTATAATGAGGTGGCCAAGTTAATTTCACTATATAAGAGCCTGTTTACTATAATATTATCATTGTAG
- a CDS encoding fibrillarin-like rRNA/tRNA 2'-O-methyltransferase has protein sequence MVEAIGVKEHPKYNGVYIIELEDGSERLATKNLVPGNRVYGERLHIIDGVEYREWNAYRSKLAAGILKGIEELPIIEGDRILYLGAASGTTPSHISDIIGAEGRLYGVEFAPRVMREFLLVVEARENLYPILGDARFPEKYRHLVEGVNGLYADIAQPEQAAIVVRNAKFFLEDNGYLLLAIKARSVDVTMEPSEVYKREVQTLREGGFEIMDVVHLEPFDKDHAMVYARYKRE, from the coding sequence ATGGTTGAAGCAATAGGTGTAAAAGAACACCCTAAATATAATGGTGTATACATTATAGAACTGGAAGATGGCAGCGAGAGGCTTGCAACGAAGAACCTAGTACCGGGTAATAGAGTATATGGTGAGAGACTTCACATAATAGATGGTGTAGAATATAGAGAATGGAATGCATATAGGTCAAAGCTCGCAGCAGGCATACTTAAGGGAATAGAGGAACTTCCAATAATCGAGGGGGATCGAATCCTCTACCTTGGAGCTGCAAGCGGTACAACACCCAGCCACATCAGTGATATAATTGGAGCTGAAGGTAGACTTTACGGTGTAGAATTTGCTCCGAGAGTCATGAGAGAATTCCTACTAGTCGTTGAAGCCAGAGAGAATCTATATCCAATACTGGGTGATGCCCGGTTCCCAGAAAAATATAGGCACCTAGTTGAAGGAGTAAACGGTCTATATGCAGATATAGCTCAGCCTGAGCAGGCAGCTATAGTAGTGAGGAACGCTAAGTTCTTCTTAGAAGACAATGGATACCTGTTGTTAGCGATAAAGGCCAGAAGCGTTGATGTAACTATGGAGCCCAGTGAAGTTTACAAGCGTGAGGTCCAGACACTGCGGGAAGGTGGGTTCGAGATAATGGATGTAGTACACCTCGAGCCGTTCGATAAGGATCACGCAATGGTGTACGCCAGGTATAAGAGGGAGTGA
- a CDS encoding C/D box methylation guide ribonucleoprotein complex aNOP56 subunit (functions along with aFIB and aL7a; guides 2'-O-methylation of ribose to specific sites in RNAs): protein MEAYILDSVLGSYAFSSDGGLIAYSHPPNDIDETVHQALQLEEGELTSALEQLLDVLKEKGVDKVYVEDEAIVPKVNKKGFTAEYVEGHPILAGKRIGLFDLAVETGFLESIATVMDFMHKATSEYTRRKLRTHAQKRDQLAAQAIRATDDIDKTINLFVARLREWYSVHYPELDDLVEDHEKYVRIVSQLGSRDNITVDNLVKLGFNKGDAAKIAETAKKSIGADLSDFDIDAIQTLARITYDLYQLRNNLAGYIASVMKEVAPNVTALVGALLGARLISLAGSLDRLARMPASTIQVLGAEKALFRSLRTGGRPPKHGIIFQYPDIHKSPRWQRGKVARALASKLAIAAKIDAFTGRYVGDRLNEELGKRVEEIKTIYAKPPARKKEEEKPKPSRFPRRPRKGGYGRGRKRSKKGSRR from the coding sequence TTGGAGGCATATATACTTGATTCTGTACTGGGGAGCTATGCGTTCTCCAGTGATGGGGGTTTAATCGCATATAGCCATCCCCCAAATGACATTGACGAAACAGTACATCAGGCTCTCCAATTGGAGGAGGGTGAACTTACCTCAGCACTTGAGCAACTGCTTGACGTATTGAAAGAGAAGGGTGTCGATAAGGTATATGTGGAAGACGAGGCCATTGTCCCTAAAGTCAATAAGAAAGGCTTTACAGCAGAGTATGTAGAAGGACACCCCATTCTAGCGGGAAAAAGAATAGGATTATTCGATCTGGCCGTTGAAACAGGGTTCCTCGAGTCCATTGCAACAGTAATGGACTTCATGCACAAGGCGACATCCGAGTATACGAGGAGGAAGCTGAGGACTCATGCACAGAAGAGAGATCAACTCGCAGCCCAAGCTATAAGGGCTACTGATGACATTGATAAAACTATAAACTTGTTTGTTGCCAGGCTTAGGGAATGGTATTCTGTACACTATCCAGAACTAGATGATTTAGTAGAGGATCATGAGAAGTATGTGAGAATAGTTTCTCAATTAGGTTCGAGAGACAATATAACAGTGGATAACCTGGTTAAACTAGGATTCAATAAGGGCGATGCAGCGAAAATAGCCGAGACTGCTAAAAAGAGTATTGGAGCAGACCTATCAGACTTTGATATCGATGCTATCCAGACTCTAGCAAGAATTACCTACGATTTATATCAGCTTAGAAACAATCTAGCCGGATACATAGCTTCAGTCATGAAGGAGGTAGCGCCTAATGTAACCGCTCTAGTAGGAGCTCTGCTAGGAGCCAGACTAATAAGCCTAGCAGGATCACTCGACAGGCTAGCCAGAATGCCAGCCAGTACAATACAAGTGCTTGGAGCTGAAAAAGCTTTATTTAGATCACTGAGAACAGGCGGTAGACCACCAAAACATGGAATAATATTCCAATACCCAGATATACATAAGAGTCCGAGATGGCAGAGGGGGAAAGTGGCCAGAGCTTTAGCTTCTAAACTAGCAATAGCTGCGAAAATAGATGCATTCACGGGAAGATACGTTGGAGATAGACTCAACGAAGAATTAGGGAAACGTGTTGAAGAGATCAAGACTATCTATGCAAAACCACCTGCAAGGAAGAAGGAGGAAGAGAAGCCCAAGCCTTCAAGATTCCCTCGTAGACCTAGGAAAGGAGGCTATGGTAGAGGGCGTAAGAGAAGTAAGAAAGGAAGTAGGAGGTGA
- a CDS encoding 30S ribosomal protein S30e: protein MPSHGSLTKAGRVRELTPKIEPKSRKNKPPRIRNKSKYTVRILQASSQQSRRRRRF, encoded by the coding sequence ATGCCGAGTCATGGTTCACTTACGAAAGCAGGCAGAGTTAGGGAGTTAACGCCGAAAATAGAGCCGAAGTCGAGGAAGAATAAACCGCCGAGAATAAGGAACAAGAGCAAATATACTGTAAGGATACTGCAAGCATCTTCCCAGCAGAGCAGGAGAAGGAGAAGGTTCTGA